The Vicinamibacterales bacterium DNA segment CACGACAACGGTGGCGGTATTGATATTGGGATGGAACAGCAGCCGCGCCGCGCCGCGCAGGTCCTCGTCGATCAGCACCCGAACCGAGCCGTCGGCATCATTGAGCAGGCCGAACGGCGACACCGAGCCTGGCGTCAACCCCAACTCCGCCAGCAGCCGCTCCGGCGAGCCGAAGCTGAGTCGATCGTCCCCCACCAGCTTCACCAGATCCTTGAGATCGACGCGTTTGCCGATCTCGACGACAACCAGGTAGTGCCGATCCCCTTTCTTGTTGCGGAGGAAGAGGTTCTTGCACTGGACGCCGGCGATCGGATCCCAGTGCTGCGACGCGTCCTCGGCGTTGAACACGGCCGGATGTTCGTGGCGCTCGCAGGACATGCCGAGCGCCTCGAGCGCAGCGTAGACGGGCGCCGCAGAGTCCATCAGGCTATTCTGATCCACAATACGGCCGGGAACACGTCCGCATGCCGCGACTGACCACCCGCTACGACGAGGCGTTCGCCTACGCGCACGCCGTCCACGCGACGCAGGCCCGCAAGGGAACCGGCGTCCCCTATCTCGGACACCTGATCGGCGTCTCCTCGATTGTGATCGACGACGGCGGCACGGAGGACGAGGCGATCGCGGCGCTGCTGCACGACGCCGCCGAGGACCAGGGCGGCCGGCCCAGGCTCGACGATATCCGCGCCAGGTTCGGCGACGCCGTGGCCAAGATCGTCGAAGACTGCACCGACTCCTGGACCACGCCGAAAGCGCCGTGGGCCGATCGCAAGCGACAGTACATCGAGCACGCGCACACACTCGATGCGTCGAGCCTGCGGGTGTCGGCCGCCGACAAGGTCCACAATAGCTACGCCATCCTGCGCGGCCTGCGGACGGTGGGCGATCGGGTCTGGGAACGCTTCAACGCAACACCCGACGACATCCTCGCGTATTACCAGGGACTGGTGCGCGCCTACCGGGATGCGGGCGGCAGCCCTCTCGTCGACGAACTGGAGCGCATCGTCAGAGGCATCGCACGCGAGATGGGCTACTGAGCGGCGCGCCCGAGCCGCTCGAGATGGCGGAGCATCCGCTCGCGGTGCAGGAGCTCCCGGGTCGAGAGCCGGCGCGCGTCGGTGCGGTTCAAACCAGATGGGTGGAACTCGAGGCGGAGTTCCTTGGGCTTCCGGCGGTACGGAAAGCGGATCACCATGCCGATCACTTTATCGACGCGACGTGACAGAGCAGGTCACATCTGCGGCCTGCTGGTGGCGCTGCTGCTCTGCGCGACGGCGGCCGGCGCGGGGCCTGGTAACTACAAGGCAACGCGATTCGACGTGTCGGCGACCGCGGTGCGCGGCGACCTCGAGGTGCACGAGTCGATCACGTTCGAGTTCGAGTCTGGCACCTTCACCTACGTCTGGCGCGACATTCCGGCCGCGCGCACCGACGGCATCGACGTGCTCGGCGTCGAAATGGACGGCGTCCGGCTGACCGAAGGCGGCCCCGTCCACTTCACCGTCGACGGCGGCAACCGGGTGCGCGTCGAATGGCGCTTTCCCGAGACCGGCCCGTCGGTCCACCGCTTCGATCTCCGTTACCGTGCACGCGGGATCGCCTACCGCGAGGGGGCCAGCGACGTCCTGCGCTGGCGCGCGCTGCCGGCGGAACACCGCTATCGCATCGACGCCAGCCACATCGAGTTCGCGCCGCAAGGTGCGCAGGTGCAGCCGCTCGAGACGCGTCACATCGCGACGACGGCCGTGCACGGCACGAGCGAGGCGATCGCCATCGACGCCGCCGGGATCGATCCCAACGGCTCGCTCGTCGCCGAGCTGCGGTATCCCGCCGGCGCCCTGGACGCGCCGGATCCGGCGTGGCGGAGCCGCACGGCGGCGGCACGCCAGCTCGCCCCGCGGTGGGCGATGGGAGGCGCCAGTGTCTTCGTGATCGGGCTGTTGGCCCTGCTGGCGCTGTGGCGTGCGTATCCGCCGGTCGAGCCCCTGCCCGCCGAGACGACGGCCATCGAGCCGCCCGAGCCGATGCCGGCCGGACTCGCCGCGGTGCTGGCGGCGAACGGGCGCGTCTCCAACTCTCACGTGATCGGAACGCTGCTCGACCTCGCGGACCGCGGTGCGCTCGTCATCCGCGAAGTTCGCGGGCGGCTCGGCGTGCGCAGCTACGAGCTGGCGCAGGTCACCGGCAGCCACGACCTCCAGCCTCACGAGGAGGAAGCGCTGCGCATCGCGTTCGCCGATCAGGGCGAAGACGTGACCTGGTCGCGGGCCCGAGGACGGCTGGCGCGCGGCACCAGTCGCTTCGCGGCCGCCGTCAACGAAGAACTGCAGCAGCGCGGATGGCTGGACCCCGAACGCAAGGCCGTCCGCAACCGCCTGACCGCCGTTTCCATCGTGTTGATCCTGCTCGGCACGGTCGGCTGCATCGCGGTCGCGCCGCTCGTGCCGACCCATGACGGCTGGCCGTTTCTGCTGCCCGCGGGCGCGATCGTCGCGGCCATCGTCGGCTTCGGGCTTGTGGCGTCGCGCTCGCCGCTGTCGGACCAGGGACGGATCGAAGCGGCGCGCTGGCGCGGATTCCGGCGCCACTTGAAGACGCTGGCAGCGGCCGACGCCGATCCCGGCGGCGCCCTTCCCTCGCGCTGGATCGTCTACGCGACGGCGCTCGGCCTCGGTCTCTCCTGGGCGCGGTATCTCAAGCGCCATCCCGGCTACGTGCCTGAGTGGTTCGTGACGACCGGCGGGGACGGCGGCCATGCGTTCGCCGCCTTCGTCGGCGCCAGCGGCGCGGGCGGCGGCGGGGCCGCGGGTGCGGCGGCGGCCGGCGGCGGCGGATCCGGAGCTGGTTGATGGCGATGAAGGCGGAGGCGCAGCGGCTCGCCGAGAGCCGCGAGCGACGGGTGCATTGGAAGCGATGGGGACCCTATCTGAGCGAGCGCGCCTGGGGCACGGTCCGCGAGGACTACAGCGCCGACGGGGATGCGTGGCGATACTTCCCCTTCGACATGGCGCGCTCGCGCGCCTACCGCTGGAACGAGGACGGCCTCGCCGGCATCTGCGATCGCCATCAACACATCTGCTTCGCGCTGGCGTTGTGGAACGGACAGGATCCGTTCCTCAAGGAGCGGCTCTTCGGGCTCTCCGGCCCGCAGGGCAACCACGGCGAGGACGTCAAGGATTACTACTTCTACCTCGACTCGACGCCGACCCACTCGTACATGAAATACCTGTACAAGTATCCGCAGGCGGCGTTCCCCTACGCGCGGCTCGTCGACGAGAACGCACGGCGCGGGCGCGACTCCGGTGAGTTCGAGCTGCTCGACACCGGCGTGTTCGACGGCGATCGCTATTTCGACGTCTTCGTCGAATACGCGAAAGCGGGGCCCTCCGACACGCTCGTGCGGATCAGGATCGAGAACCGCGGACCCGACGCGGCGCCGCTCCACGTCCTGCCGACGATCTGGTTCCGCAACCGCTGGTCGTGGACGCCAGGTTCCTCCCGCCCGTCGCTCAGCCGCGGCGCGTCTGGCGCCGGCGTCGCGACGATCGTCGTCGACGAAGAGCTCTATGGCCGCCAGTTCCTCTACTGCGAGGGATCGCCGGCGCTGCTGTTCACCGAGAACGACACGAACGCGGAACGGCTCTTCGGCACGCCCAACACCGGACGCTACGTCAAGGACGGCATCGACGATTGCGTGGTCAGGGGCGTGGCGTCGGCCGTCAATCCCGCCGAGCGCGGCACCAAGGCGGCGGCGCATTACCAGACGGTGATCCCGCCGGCCGGCTCGGTCTTGCTGCAGCTGCGGCTGACCGACACCGAGCACGGCACGCCGTTCGACCAGGCGTTCGCCGACGTCTTCGGCCAGCGCCTCGCCGAAGCCGACGACTTCTACGCCGACATCATTCCGGCCGATCGCAGCGAGGATGCACGGCTGGTGATGCGGCAGGCGTTTGCCGGGCTGCTCTGGAGCAAGCAGTACTACCACTACGACGTGCGTACCTGGCTCAACGGCGACCCGGCGCAGCCGGCGCCGCCCGAGGAGCGCAAGCGCGGACGCAATCACGGGTGGCCGCAGCTCAACAACGCCGACATCATCTCGATGCCCGACAAGTGGGAGTACCCGTGGTACGCCGCGTGGGATCTCGCCTTCCACACGATTCCGATGTCGCTCGTCGACGCCGACTTCGCCAAGGACCAGCTGATCCTGCTGCAGCGCGAGTGGTACATGCACCCGAACGGGCAGCTGCCGGCCTACGAATGGAACTTCAGCGACGTCAATCCGCCCGTCCACGCGTGGGCGGCGCTGCGGGTGTTCCGCATCGACCGGCGCCTCAACGGGCGCGGCGACTACGTCTTTCTCGAGCGCGTGTTTCACAAGCTGCTGCTCAACTTCACCTGGTGGGTGAACCGGCAGGACGCCGAAGGCAACAACATCTTCGAAGGCGGCTTCCTCGGCCTCGACAACATCGGGGTGTTCGACCGCAACCGCCCGCTCGGTGGACGCCACCTGGAGCAGTCGGACGGCACCAGCTGGATGGCAATGTTCACGCTGAACATGCTCGCCATCGCCCTCGAGCTGGCGTCGCGCGATCCCAGCTACGAGGACATCGCCACCAAGTTCCTCGAGCACTTCCTCTACATCGCGCACGCGATGACCAGCCGCGGCGATCGATCGCTCTGCCTGTGGAACGAAGAGGATCATTTCTTCTACGACGCGCTCGTCAGCGACGGGGAGCGCGTGCAGCTGCGGATCCGCTCGATGGTGGGGCTGATCCCGCTGTTTGCGGTCGAGACGCTGGAACCCGAGGTGCTGGCCGGACTCGACGGATTCCGCCGGCGCCTGGAGTGGTTCTTCGAGAACCGTCCAGACCTCACCGAAAACGTCGCATCGACGCGCGCGACCGGCACCGGCCAGCGCCGGCTGCTCTCGCTCGTCGACGCCGATCGCCTCCGTGACATCTTGAGCGTGATGCTCGACGAGGCGGAATTCCTCTCGCCGCACGGCATCCGATCGCTGTCGCGGGTGCACCGCGATCATCCCTTCCGGCTTCAGCTCGACGGCACCCAGCACACCGTCGACTATGAGCCCGCCGAATCGACCAATTCCCTGTTCGGCGGCAACTCCAACTGGCGCGGTCCGGTGTGGTTCCCGGTGAACTACCTGCTGATCGAGTCGATCCAGAAACTGCACTGGTATTATGGGGACGAGCCGACGTTCGAGTGTCCGGCGGGCTCTGGCTGCAAGCTGACGCTCTGGGAGATCGCCGTCGAGCTGTCGCAGCGCCTGTCGGCGCTGTTCCTGCGGAGTGGCGACCGGCGGCCGGTGTTCGGGACGAACGAGCGCTTTCAGACCGACCCGCATTGGCGAGATCTGATCCTCTTTTACGAGTACTTTCACGGCGACACCGGCGAAGGACTCGGGGCCAGCCATCAGACCGGCTGGACAGCAGTCGTCGCGAAACTGCTGCAGCAGACCGGAGAGCCGGAGACTGGAGGGTCGGATGTCTAGGCGGGGACGGGCGTCAGGCCTGGATCCCGAGTCGCTGACCCGTGCATCGCTGATCTGATCGACGATCGCGCGATCGGGAATCAATGACTGTCATCGATGCGCCATCCACGATCCTTCCGCGACCCGCTCTCCGTCCCAGTTCGTATGCGGCGCCTGATTGAGCACCAGCCATCCGTAGAGCAGCTCGGCGTAGGTGCGCCAGCGCATGTTCTTGCGCTCGTAGAACGGCAGCAGCGCGCGCTGCACGCGCGGCAGGTTGTAGAACGGCACGCCCGGGAAGTAGTGATGTTCGAGATGGTAGTTGGAGTTCAGATAGACGAAGTCCCAGAACCAGTTCCCTCGCATCAACGTGCCCCACTTCGCCGGATCCGCGGGATCGATGTCGTAGTGCTGTCCCAACCGGTTGAGCGTGAAGGCGACAGGGAACACGAAGAACACCGGCACGATGCTGGTGCGGAGCGCCGCGGGGAACCCGAAGCCGTACCAGATGGCGGCGAGCGCCGAGAGATGGAACAGCGTCGACAGGCGGCGCTCACGGGCGATCGCCTGCTGCAGCGCCGCCGGGTAGCTCGAAGATTCGCGGCGCGCCGCCCGGAAATAGATCGGGAACAGCGCCGGTGTGCAGTAGAGCAGCTTGTACCAGCGGGCGTTGATCTTCGGTGAGAGGTGGTGCCGCTTCGGGTCGTCCTCGGCCGAGCCGAGCTCGGCATGGTGATCGAGGTGCCAGCGGGTGAACTGGCTGGCGGAGATGCCGCTCGGAATCGCGTAGAGCAGCGCGAGCGCGCGTTCCGCTCGCGGGTGCCGCCCCTCGAAGACGGCGTGGTGGACCACCTCGTGCAGCAGTATCGTGAAGTTGAAGACCGTGAACCCCTGCACGACGGCGAGCGGCAGCCACACCCACGGGTTATCGAACCGGATGAGCGCCCACGTCGCCAGGCCGAGGATCGCGAACTGCCGGGCCGCGATGGCCAGATGGTGCGTCGGCCGCTTGCCGTGGAGCTCGCGCATCTGCTCGCGCGAGATGGCGGCACCGAGTTCCGCCCGCAGCGCACCGGCGTGCCGCGAGTAATAGTGCGACTTCACGGTCCGACCATTGTACGGCGAAAGGGGACCAGCCGCCGATCCAGGGTCAGCTCCTGATTCCTGCGTAGATGAACAGGAATCAGGATCTGACCGCGACGGCGGCGGCAGAGGTGAGACGCGGACGGCGACTAGTGCTGGGCCTTCACCTGCATCTCCTGGATGGCATCGTCGACCAGCCTGTCGTGGTCGGCCGGCGAGATGTCGCGGCGCAGGATCTTCGACGCCACCGACACCGACAGGTCCACCGCCTCGCGGCGGATGGTGTCGATCGCACGTAGCGTCTGCGTGTCGATCTCGCGCTGCGCGCCCTTGACCAGCGCGGCGGCGTCGGCGCGTGCCTTCTGCTTGAGCTCGTCGGCAAAGCGCGCCGCGTCCGCCCGAGTGCCGGCGATGATGCCGGCCGCCTCGCTGCGGGCCTCGGACAGAATGCGTGCCGACTCCGCTTGCAGCCGGTGCACTTCCTCCTTGGCGTGGCGCGCGTCGTCGAGCGAACGGCGGATCACGTCCTGGCGCTGCTCGAGCGCGTCGAGCAGCGGACGCCAGGCAAAGCGCGCCAGCAGCGCCAGCAGCACCAGGAACGTGACGATGGTCCAGATGTAGAGCCCGGGATCGGGCTGGACCAACGGGTTGTTCATCGCACGCTCCTACGTCTTCATCAGCACGATGAGCAGCGCGAAGACTTCCGCGAGGATCGCGACGCCTTCCAGCAGGAACAGCGGCAGGTTCACCGCGCCGGTGATCTGCGCCGCGGCGCTCGGCTGGCGGCCAATCGCCTCGGCCGCGCCCGCTGCGAGCTTGCCAATACCAAGGCCCGCGCCGATGACCGCCAGACCGAGGCCGATGCCGGCCCCCATGAACGCAATCGCATTACCACCCATTACCTGTCTCTCCTTGTCAGTGTCAATGAACCCGTCTTAGTGATCCGCGTGGATCGCCATCCCGATGAACACCGCCGTGAGCAGCGTGAACACATAGGCCTGGACCAGGACGACGATGATTTCCAATGCCGAGATGCCGACCCCGAGCGGGACCGACAGCAGCACACCGATGCCGATGCCGGCGGTCGCCTTACCGGCCAGCTCCGTGAAGATGAAGACGAACGACAGGATCGACAGCAGCGCGATGTGGCCGCCCGTCATATTCGCGGCAAGACGCATCGTCAGCGCGAACGGGCGGACGAACATGCCCATGACCTCGATCGGGATGAGGATGAAGTAGAGCGGCCAGGCCAGCCCCTTCGGCGCCAGGTTCTTCCAGTGGTGGACGAAGCCGTGGGCCCGCGTGCCGGCGACGATGATGGCGACGAAGGTGATGGTGGCGAGCGCCGCGGTGACGTTGTAGTTGCCGGTCGACGTCGTGCCGCCGTGGACGACGCGGCTCAGGAACGCGTCCTCGGGCAGGTGCAGCAGGCCGTGATTGGCCAGTCCGAGCAGATCGAAAATCGGGACCAGCCCGATGAGGTTGGCGCCGAGGATGAAGACGAAGAATGTCAGAATGAGCGGCGTCCAGACGCGGACCCACTTCTTGCCGACGTTCGGCAGCACGATCGAGTCGCGCACGAATTCGACGATCGCTTCGAGCCCGCTCATCGGGCGGCTCGGGACGAGCCGGTCCGGCGATTCGCGCACATGGCGGCGCACCATCCAGGTGACGACCAGGAAGATGGCGGCGGCGACCACCCAGAGCATCAGCACGTGCTTGGTCACCGAGAAGTCGATCCCCATCACCTTGGGCAGGTGGATGAGCGGATGCTCGTGGCTGCTGTTGGCCACGTGTCCGATGATCGTCTCGCCGGCGTTGAATTTCTCCGCGGCCGCCTCGGCTGCGGCCGGCGGAATTTCAGGCGTTTGCAGCATGCGTTATGGAGTCACGGGTGCCGGCGGCCCGGCCAGCAGTTTGCGCAGGTATCCCGCCTCGATTGCGTGCAGGAGGAGGAAGTACGCCGCGAAGGCCACGACCAGCACCCGCGGTCTCAGCCACAGCGCGCCGAGGAGCCCGACGTAAAGGCCGAAGAAAACCATCTTCGCGAAGAATCCCGCGATCAAAACCGATGTCACACGCTCGGGCGCGCGGGCGTGCGCCCGCTCGATGGCGCGCCAGCTGACCGTCGCACCAGCGAGCGGCGCCGCCATCCCAAACGCGAGCTCGGGATTGACACTCCAGCCCGCGACGGCGGTCATGGCCAGCCACGATGCCACACTACTCCCAATCATCACTGCCAGCGGTCGCGACATGCGTTACGGTCGAACGGTTGATCCGGAAACAGAGAGCCTACCGGCGCCAGGACGTTTTGATCAGCTCGTAGAAACCCACGACGATCCCCAACATCAGCCCGATGAACACGCCCCAGGGCCGGGTGCCGCGCCACGCGTCGAACCCGTAGCCCAGCCCGCCGAGCAGGATGATCGAGCCGATCAGCGTGTAGCTGACCGCCGCGGCCGGGCCCGAGCGGGACGCGTTCTCCTGAAGCGATCGCGTTGCCTTGGAGAAGGAAAACGGTCGACCCTTATCGGAGTTGGACATCGGCACGCCGCAAACACCGAATCATAACGTACAGCCGGGTCGGGTTCCTATTTCGCCGGCTCACCAGGACCGCACGCCGTCCCCGTCTCGAATCCCGGCAGGTTCGGCGGCGGCGTGGCCGGTTTGGGGGGCGGCGCGGGCATTGCGCAGGCGGCGGCCGCCTGGTCGGCGCGGTAGCGATAGTAGGCTCCAGCCGCCGCCGCAAGCGCCAGCAGAATCAGGAAAATAGCGAGGTACGGCCGTCGGAAGCGCGTCACGCGGTCACCAGAATAAACCGGCTATACTCGATCCCGTAAGACCATGAAACGCCACATCTTGACGCTGTCGATCGCCGCCTCGTGCCTGCTGGCGATCCACCCGCTCGGCGCCCAGTCCACACCCGCCGAGATCTACGCCGGCGTCCTCGACAAGAACGGCGACGCGGTGACCGGCCTGACCGGCGCGGATTTCCGCGTCCGCGAAGACGGCGCGGTCCGCGAAGTGCTCAAGGCCAGTGAGGCCACCGAGCCGATGACCATCGCGCTGCTCGTCGACGACAGCCAGGCGGCCTCGCCGGCCATCCAGATGATCCGCGAGGCGCTCGACGGATTCATCCCGGCGCTCGCCGGCAAGGGAGAGATCACCCTCACGACGTTCGGCGAACGGCCGACCATCGCGGTCGACTATACCGCCGACCAGAAGAAGCTGCTCGACGGCGCGCACCACATCTTTGCGCGGCCGGGATCGGGCGCCTACCTGATGGATGCGATCGTCGACGTCTGCAAAGGCTTCCAGAAGCGCGAAGCGAAGCGTCCGGTGATCGTCGTGCTCGCCATCGACGCCGAGATCGAATACAGCAACCGGCACTATCAGGAAGTCGTCGACGCGATCGACAAGGCGCACGCCACGCTGCACACGATCACGCTGGGCAATCCCAACAACAGCCGCACCGACGAGGTGCGCAATCGCAACCAGGTGATCGCCACGAGCACCGAACGCACCGGCGGCCGCCGCGACAACGTGCTGGCCCTGACCGGCGCCGCGCCGCGGATGAAACAGCTGGCCGGCGAGCTCGCGCACCAGTACCTGGTGACCTACTCGCGCCCGGAGACGCTGATTCCGCCAGAGAAAATCGAGGTCACCGTGGGGAATCCGGCCCTCACGGTTCATGCGCGCACGCGGAACGCGCAGGTGGGAGCCAAATGAAGCTGTTCGCCGGCGGCCTCGCCGCCCTGCTCGGCGCGGCGACGCTCGCCGCACAGGGCCAGCGCATCCGCAGCGGCGTCGAACTCGTCTCGCTCAACGTCACCGTCACCGATCCGGCCGGCAAGTACGCCAGCGATCTCAACGACGCCGATTTCGAGGTGTACGAGGACGGCG contains these protein-coding regions:
- a CDS encoding AtpZ/AtpI family protein — encoded protein: MSNSDKGRPFSFSKATRSLQENASRSGPAAAVSYTLIGSIILLGGLGYGFDAWRGTRPWGVFIGLMLGIVVGFYELIKTSWRR
- a CDS encoding ATP synthase F0 subunit C, translated to MGAGIGLGLAVIGAGLGIGKLAAGAAEAIGRQPSAAAQITGAVNLPLFLLEGVAILAEVFALLIVLMKT
- the atpB gene encoding F0F1 ATP synthase subunit A, with the translated sequence MLQTPEIPPAAAEAAAEKFNAGETIIGHVANSSHEHPLIHLPKVMGIDFSVTKHVLMLWVVAAAIFLVVTWMVRRHVRESPDRLVPSRPMSGLEAIVEFVRDSIVLPNVGKKWVRVWTPLILTFFVFILGANLIGLVPIFDLLGLANHGLLHLPEDAFLSRVVHGGTTSTGNYNVTAALATITFVAIIVAGTRAHGFVHHWKNLAPKGLAWPLYFILIPIEVMGMFVRPFALTMRLAANMTGGHIALLSILSFVFIFTELAGKATAGIGIGVLLSVPLGVGISALEIIVVLVQAYVFTLLTAVFIGMAIHADH
- the atpF gene encoding F0F1 ATP synthase subunit B translates to MNNPLVQPDPGLYIWTIVTFLVLLALLARFAWRPLLDALEQRQDVIRRSLDDARHAKEEVHRLQAESARILSEARSEAAGIIAGTRADAARFADELKQKARADAAALVKGAQREIDTQTLRAIDTIRREAVDLSVSVASKILRRDISPADHDRLVDDAIQEMQVKAQH
- a CDS encoding HD domain-containing protein — protein: MPRLTTRYDEAFAYAHAVHATQARKGTGVPYLGHLIGVSSIVIDDGGTEDEAIAALLHDAAEDQGGRPRLDDIRARFGDAVAKIVEDCTDSWTTPKAPWADRKRQYIEHAHTLDASSLRVSAADKVHNSYAILRGLRTVGDRVWERFNATPDDILAYYQGLVRAYRDAGGSPLVDELERIVRGIAREMGY
- a CDS encoding prolyl-tRNA synthetase associated domain-containing protein produces the protein MDSAAPVYAALEALGMSCERHEHPAVFNAEDASQHWDPIAGVQCKNLFLRNKKGDRHYLVVVEIGKRVDLKDLVKLVGDDRLSFGSPERLLAELGLTPGSVSPFGLLNDADGSVRVLIDEDLRGAARLLFHPNINTATVVVSWTDLERFLATRSNSVRLVSLRAAE
- a CDS encoding DUF2207 domain-containing protein codes for the protein MPITLSTRRDRAGHICGLLVALLLCATAAGAGPGNYKATRFDVSATAVRGDLEVHESITFEFESGTFTYVWRDIPAARTDGIDVLGVEMDGVRLTEGGPVHFTVDGGNRVRVEWRFPETGPSVHRFDLRYRARGIAYREGASDVLRWRALPAEHRYRIDASHIEFAPQGAQVQPLETRHIATTAVHGTSEAIAIDAAGIDPNGSLVAELRYPAGALDAPDPAWRSRTAAARQLAPRWAMGGASVFVIGLLALLALWRAYPPVEPLPAETTAIEPPEPMPAGLAAVLAANGRVSNSHVIGTLLDLADRGALVIREVRGRLGVRSYELAQVTGSHDLQPHEEEALRIAFADQGEDVTWSRARGRLARGTSRFAAAVNEELQQRGWLDPERKAVRNRLTAVSIVLILLGTVGCIAVAPLVPTHDGWPFLLPAGAIVAAIVGFGLVASRSPLSDQGRIEAARWRGFRRHLKTLAAADADPGGALPSRWIVYATALGLGLSWARYLKRHPGYVPEWFVTTGGDGGHAFAAFVGASGAGGGGAAGAAAAGGGGSGAG
- a CDS encoding VWA domain-containing protein translates to MKRHILTLSIAASCLLAIHPLGAQSTPAEIYAGVLDKNGDAVTGLTGADFRVREDGAVREVLKASEATEPMTIALLVDDSQAASPAIQMIREALDGFIPALAGKGEITLTTFGERPTIAVDYTADQKKLLDGAHHIFARPGSGAYLMDAIVDVCKGFQKREAKRPVIVVLAIDAEIEYSNRHYQEVVDAIDKAHATLHTITLGNPNNSRTDEVRNRNQVIATSTERTGGRRDNVLALTGAAPRMKQLAGELAHQYLVTYSRPETLIPPEKIEVTVGNPALTVHARTRNAQVGAK
- a CDS encoding fatty acid desaturase, whose product is MKSHYYSRHAGALRAELGAAISREQMRELHGKRPTHHLAIAARQFAILGLATWALIRFDNPWVWLPLAVVQGFTVFNFTILLHEVVHHAVFEGRHPRAERALALLYAIPSGISASQFTRWHLDHHAELGSAEDDPKRHHLSPKINARWYKLLYCTPALFPIYFRAARRESSSYPAALQQAIARERRLSTLFHLSALAAIWYGFGFPAALRTSIVPVFFVFPVAFTLNRLGQHYDIDPADPAKWGTLMRGNWFWDFVYLNSNYHLEHHYFPGVPFYNLPRVQRALLPFYERKNMRWRTYAELLYGWLVLNQAPHTNWDGERVAEGSWMAHR